A segment of the Panulirus ornatus isolate Po-2019 chromosome 39, ASM3632096v1, whole genome shotgun sequence genome:
AAGCCTACATCCGTGTCTTGGTGCCAGGGTAAAACGTTATCTATGGTCACCAAGGATCTGAAGAAGTCATATTAAGGAACGATTGAAAGATTCGGTTTTACGTGTGGCCCAAAGTCCCACTGACAGaaattttttacattttcatacCTTCAACATGACTGACATAATTTAGATTAATACAATCTTTCAGCTTCATAACAACTTTGCACTTAATTGGATTGGACACTATGAGCATTATATGAGCACTGATGGTGCCTGGCTAATGTTTTTCATAAGGTGACACAATATTGAATGTAATGCTATTTCTTTCATAATCTTTTCATAATATGCAAGCAAAAACCATGTATGATTATGTAGCTgttatgtttgcatgtgtattaAGTTCAGTTACCAGCTAATAGAAGGATATACAATAATTATTATATGCCATAAGTCTTTACAGAAATACCCAGGAATTAAATACAATGTATGGGTTTTAAAATCATAGGGGTTTAGtatcattttctttaaaagatCAGTGGATACTGGCTTCTCTAGCAACAGTACTGGAAAAGAGATTTTTAATAAGTTGTCTATTGAAAAATGTTAATTACTCTCTATATTGCTGGTTAGAATATTCCAGTTTTGgacaaaattgaaggatgtgaatatGGTCTTTTGATTGCATGAAaatttattgataaatatataataaatacatgTATCATTCATTGAGAGAGTTGAGTATGAGCCTTAACTCATTTATGAGTCTGTCGGTCCACACGTGAAATTATCAGGCAGGTAATTACTTGGACTCATTGGAGTCGAAGTACCTGGGTGCGTACTCGAAGGATTCAAAGGACTCAAAGGAATGAGAGTCGGGGTAGCGAGCCTGTCCGTCGTAGTTGACTTCGGGCACGAAGCCTGATCTGCCTTGCACGTTGTAGTTTACTGtctgcagacgaccgtcgggaagACTCACGTAGTACACGCCTTGGGTGTCCGCATTTTCTCGGGCCTCCTCCTGACCGTAGTTGTTGCCGGAGTCTTCGTGTTGCACATCCCACTTGAAGTTGTACTTAACCTCGTCAGACTCATAAGACTCAAAAGACTCAAAAGACTCCTCAGAAGAAAACTTGAATATGGAAGagagcaaaatagatgaatatttaTTTGGAATATCTTTGTAATCAGTCATGTAAGAGTATATGATTGTCGTTTTAAAATCTAGCTGTAAAACAATTTGGATTAGGTTTGAGTAACATGTGAAGACCaattttttccttccttcatgaAAAAACTTTGAAAACTTATATTTCATAAGAGCTAATGCATTCGACGTTTAATCTAAACATGATATATAAAGAAACATAATATGCACCTCCTTTAAGCGTTTATAAAGACCATAAGAGTGTTAATGTCTTTTTATCTGGGACTTTTGTTGAGGATTAAGGCACTGTACTTATATATGATATGAGTAAGATTGTTGTTTTATGAGAGTACTGTGAATATGACTCACTCTAGGGGCAGCATAAGCGAAAATTTCCCTGCTGTCTGCTGCGGCCAGGGCTACCACACTCAAAAGGATCAGGATCTGCAAGAAATTCATAATATTTCATTATACCTGGTGTTGATAAAGATAAGTACGAATgattatgaaataatgataatctctTAAATATCTGAGCTCTTCTCAGGCTTTGTTAACAAATAAAGTTATAATCATGAAACTCTATTTCTTTCGTTAATGATACGTGTGTTGGTCACCTTAGTGTTCATGTTGTCAGCTGTGCAGTCGGGAGGAACTGTCTGCCAGGCTCTCTGTCCCTGTACATTATATACCGCAGAGCCAGACCAACCCACGTTCAATGTCAAGTTTTTCTCGTGTATTTACCAACTTCAACTTCTACTTTATATCATTCATGGAATGTTTATTGCATATGTGGGTCATTTTGTAATTCATCTCTGGCAAGGAACATCAAGGACAGAGAAGATTGGTCACATGAATACTATTTTTCTCAAATCTTAGGCATTTTATTGAAACTTtaagatatatggaaatatattttgaatgctCTAGCTACATCACAAAGTAGCTCAGACTGTTATTATATGAACAGGTAGACTCGCACATCAGTTTATGATTATTTAAAGATTAAACCATTACGCCGAGGAGAGCAGGCTAATTTGTATCTGTTGTTTATTATTAAAATGACGAAAAATCACTAACACTCTTCTAAACATAAGAAATGCCATTCTGATAGATAAGGCATTTGAGGCACTTAAATCATTTAAAGAGTATGATGTTGATCATCTCCATCTGTGAAGATCAAGATATTATCAGAACATTTTATTTTGAATAAAGGAAATAGAAAATTGTAAAGATCATGTAAGTTATAAATATCatgtccacgggaaaatgaagctcaagtgcactttcgtgtaataatcacatcattaggggagacacaagagagaaatataagtcagttgatatatatacttgaaattttcaaaaacattttcacgTTGCTTTATAATAAATTACCTCACATACGAATACCTGAATCCTATGAAGACTAAACTATGTTTAAGAACTTGGAAAATCACCGTTTTCACAGGTGGGAGAAATGTTCATTTCTTGACCTAT
Coding sequences within it:
- the LOC139761256 gene encoding uncharacterized protein, whose amino-acid sequence is MNTKILILLSVVALAAADSREIFAYAAPRFSSEESFESFESYESDEVKYNFKWDVQHEDSGNNYGQEEARENADTQGVYYVSLPDGRLQTVNYNVQGRSGFVPEVNYDGQARYPDSHSFESFESFEYAPRYFDSNESK